A stretch of DNA from Candidatus Omnitrophota bacterium:
ATGTGAATATTGACGTGACCGACGCTACGGTTATAACCCGAGGGTCAGGGCAGATCGCCCTTGATGAGATAGACTTGGAAGATTCGGTCATCGTTCATTATTATAATCCTGAGCCGGGTAAGTATGTGGCGGTGTCCATCAGGGACAGCACCACGGAGAAATAGAATTATTGATAATTCGGATAACTGCCGGTATAATAAAACGATATAACATATACGATAAATGAATATAGCCAGAAAAATATTTTCTTATATAGGGCTGATCGCGATAATCCCGCTTTTAGTCAGTCTTTACCTGATTTTTTATCCCGCCGCGTTTAATTCCGGGGAAAAGAAGCTGGTGATTTTTATTACCTCGATCCTGGTTTCGCTGGGGATACTGGGTTTGATCAACCTGGTGCGTTATCTGTCCAGGATCGCCGCGAGCCTGGCCACCATATCAAAAGGGAATTATAACCCGCAGTCGCAGATTCCCGCTGAACCCGGAGTTGAGGCTCAGTTCTCGGATTCGATCAATCAGATCAGCCGGCAGCTCAGGGGCTCGGCGGATGAACTGGAGAAGCGCGCGCTCCTTATCGAACGCTCCAACCAGGAGCTTAAAAGGATGAGCGAGCTTAAAATGCAATTCCTTTCCCAGGTGGCGCATGAATTACGCACCCCGCTGATAAATATCGAGAAGAGCTCGCTTTTACTCCTGGAATCGGATATCTCGCAGCAGCATAAGGATTTTATCAGGATAATCAACGAGAATTCCCGCAGGTTGATGCGGCTTATCAATGAACTGCTGGATATGTCCAAACTGGAAGCGGGGATGTTCCTGTTGAAGCGCGAAGAACTGGAGGTAAAGCCGATCCTTGAGGAAGCGGCTGTTTCCGTGGAAAGGTGGAAGCATAGTAAGGACCTGCAGATCCAATTGAAGGCGGCAGGCTCCCTGGAGCGGATATACGCGGATAAGGACAGGGTCGTGCAGGTCATCATCAATCTGCTGAGCAACGCCATCAAGTTTACGCGGTCTCCGGGGCGATAACCGTGCAGGCGAAGCTTTATGACGGCCCTATACCGTTTGACCGCAAACATGTGGAGATATCGGTCAGCGATACCGGGGTCGGGATCGAGGAATCCAGGATACCTTCAATATTCGAGAAGTATAAAACAGTCAGCGGGCAGGATGCCGCGCTGCCCAGCACGGGGCTGGGGCTGTCGATCGCTAAACAGATTGTGGAGGTGCACGGCGGCCGTATCTGGGTGGAAAGCCGTGTCGGTAAAGGCAGCACATTCGGTTTCACTATCCCTTGTTCGCCCGAAAAAACGCAGGGTGTTTAGGCCCGGGCCAGGGTAAATGTTGAGGTGAATATGTCGAAGGGCGCAAAAAAAACCAGGAAGAAAGCAAAAAAAGATATCTGTGGCGAATGCAAGAGCCAGGCGGATTGCTGTAAATTCGGGGCGTGGGCGGACGTAGAAGAGGCTAAAAAGATAGCGTCCCTGGGATTAAGGGGCGAATTTTTTCAACTGGAGAAGGACACGGATTTCTTATCAGGATACCGGATCGGCACCAGTTATGAAGACGAGCCGTGCACTTTCCTTGACCGTGACGGGCTTTGTTCGATACACAAGATCGATTATAACCTGAAGCCAAAGACCTGCAGGGAATTCCCTTACGAAAAGAGCAGGCTCTCGCCTTATGCCAAGGTTTTATGCACGGTAGTAAAGTCCAAAAAGAAGAAAAGATAAACAGAAAATGAAGAAGTCGATCGGCGCCAAGACCATAGTTTTTCCGACACCGGTTTTCATCATCGGCACATACGATAAGTCCGGCAATCCTAACGCCATGGTTGTTGCCTGGGCAGGGATATGCTGTTCCCAGCCCCCGTGCGTGAGCATATCATTGCGCGAGGCGACTTATACCTACGCGAATATACTGGAGCGCAAGGCGTTCACCGTGAATATCCCTTCGGAGAAGTACATCAAAGAAACGGATTACTGCGGAATCGTTTCCGGTAAGAACGAGAACAAATTCAAATCCACCGGGTTAACCGCGGTAAAAAGCGCTATTGTTGACGCCCCTTATATCGAAGAATTTCCTTTGGCCCTGGAATGCGCTTTGATCCAAAGCGCCAAGGTCGGCCTGCA
This window harbors:
- a CDS encoding HAMP domain-containing histidine kinase, whose translation is MQAKLYDGPIPFDRKHVEISVSDTGVGIEESRIPSIFEKYKTVSGQDAALPSTGLGLSIAKQIVEVHGGRIWVESRVGKGSTFGFTIPCSPEKTQGV
- a CDS encoding flavin reductase family protein, whose protein sequence is MKKSIGAKTIVFPTPVFIIGTYDKSGNPNAMVVAWAGICCSQPPCVSISLREATYTYANILERKAFTVNIPSEKYIKETDYCGIVSGKNENKFKSTGLTAVKSAIVDAPYIEEFPLALECALIQSAKVGLHTIFVGEVKDIKADETALDKDGQPDIEKIKPFIFNPATRTYYGTGKFLAQAFSVGKK
- a CDS encoding YkgJ family cysteine cluster protein is translated as MSKGAKKTRKKAKKDICGECKSQADCCKFGAWADVEEAKKIASLGLRGEFFQLEKDTDFLSGYRIGTSYEDEPCTFLDRDGLCSIHKIDYNLKPKTCREFPYEKSRLSPYAKVLCTVVKSKKKKR